ATAAAACTTATTCACAAAGAATACATATACGTAAAGAGCCGAAGTTAATATACCAAAGAACCAAGTCAATAGATGTTCTTTTATAGAACAGAAGATATATAAAAAACCAAGAATTGCACTTATCCATTCAAGGTGTCGATCTGTAGTTAACCAACCTAATATTGAATCAATCATACTATTATTTTAAACAAAGTGTAAAGATGCAAATAATTTAGCGATTCCCTAAAAAGAGATAAACCTTGCATCTTTTTATTTAAAAATTACAATTTAATAATACAACCAAAAAGCACGAATTAAACAATAACCAATTGTCAAACACAATAAAACCTTTTAAGATTAGAAGAATCCTAATCTTAAAAGGTTCAATGAAATAATGACCTATAGTCATTGATCTATCCTTTTTTACCCAAGAGTTTCTCTTCATACTTTTTAGGGTGATGTATGAGATCTAACGCCTCTTTGATCTCAGAATCGTCAGTATTCAGAATCTCATAGAATGCTCCTCTAGGATAAAGAAATCTAGCCATTATTGCCCTGAAATGTAACGAAATCATCTTATTTGACTGCTTATCATTTACCACCTCCAAATCTGGCAATTTATTCTTTGCTTCCGATTTCAGCTCATCTATAACTTCGATAGGAATAACATAACTCGTTTTGTAAGATTCAAAATCAGGATACTTTGCTTTAATAGAAGTCCGCACTTTATTTAAATAGTTAAATACAAATGGATAGAAGATATCTTCTCGAATCAAAGTATTTATATAGGAGTAGCTAACAGTTGAATCTAAAGGAATATAGATATCAGGAACAATTCCCCCTCCACCATAAAACTTACGTTTATTACGCAAAGTATAGTAGACTCTAGATGAGTCACGCACAACTTTTGTAGAATCAAACAGCTCCCCATCTTTGATACGATTGCTTAGATCCGAATAATAGACCTTACGACCTTCTCCATATGGCTTCTGGATATTACGACCTGCTGGGGTAAAATAGTGTGCGACAGTCAAACGAATCAATGATCCATCTGTCAACATAAAAGGCTGTTGTACTAGACCTTTCCCAAAGGAACGACGTCCTATAACCAATCCTCTATCCCAATCTTGGACAGCCCCAGTCACAATCTCACTAGCTGAAGCAGAACCTTCATCAATTAGAATAATTACTTTACCTTTCTTAAAACTTCCATCCGAATCTGAATAATACTCTTTTCTAGGATTGTGAAGACCTGAAGTATACACCAATAGTTTTTCTTTGGGGAAGAACTGGTTCGAAATACCAATAGCAGCACGAAGGTATCCTCCTCCATTACCACGAAGATCTAAGATTAGGTTGTCAATATTGTTATCATAACCAAGTTTTTTTAAAGAAGACAAGAACTCTATTTCCGTTTTTGCACCAAAACGATTTATCTTAATATAAGCAGTAGTAGGATCAGCCATATAAGATGCATCAACACTATAAATAGGGATCTTGTCACGAACTACAGTATAGTTCATCGGTGCAAACTTTCCTCTCTTTATAAATAACGATACTTTAGATCCCTTTTCACCTTTTAAGACCTCAAATACTTTAGAATTAGTAAGGCCGATACCAGCAATATTCTCTCCATCTACTTTTATTATTTTATCTCCAGCATGGATCCCAACTTTCTCTGAAGGGCCACCTGAGATAGTACTCATCACAACTAAAGTATCATCTGAAATATTGAACGATATTCCAATCCCTTCAAAACTTCCATCAAGAGCTTCATTCATCTTATCCACCTCTTCAGAACTAACATAAGTAGAATGAGGATCCAAATCAGATAATACTTTTTTAATTGCAGTTTGGGTTAATGACTTAATATCAACACTATCAACATAGTACTCATCAACAATATTCAACACTCTTGCATACTTTACAGCTTGCGTCCTCAAATCATCTCCATCATTTTGTGCATAAATACAAGAGGAAAATAAAAGAAGTAGTAACAACAATAGAGACTTATTCATAATAGAAACGTTTTTGGAACAAATTTTTATCATAGATATTTATATAACAAGACAGAATTCATTTAGTTTTATTCACACTTAATTTATCTACGATCATTAACCACATTGCGATTGCTTTTAAAAAACGATATGTCTTAAGATACAACAGGTGACAACATAGCATAATTACAGATCATCCAGAATGCAAAGAAATACATAGATAAAAAGAAAAACATATTATAAAACATATTATTTAGAACCGCTAAATAATTGTTTATTGACACACTCAAATAACATTTTGTTTATCTTTGATAATGAAAACAAGCAATGAGATAGATTTCTGAATGAATAATTAAGTATATTATAAAAATGAGCAATAAAGGTAAACTAGACGATATAGATTTAAAAATACTGGATATCATTTCTCAGAATGCACGTATTCCATTCAAAGATGTTGCTGAAAAGTGTGGAATTTCAAGAGCTGCAGTACACCAACGTGTCAATAGACTTATTGAGATGAAAGTAATTGTTGGTTCTGGATACCATATCGATCCGAAAAAAGTGGATTATAGCACGTGTACTTATGTGGGAATATTTTTAGATCAAGGAGGCCTCTATCCTACAGTAGCTGAAAAACTAAAAGAGATTCCTGAGATTGTAGAGTGTCACTATACAACAGGTCAATATGCTATCTTTGCAAAAGTATATTCTAGAGATAATGAGCATCTTAAAGATATATTGATCCATCAAATTCAACCAATAAAAGGGATTACTTCCACAGAAACCATTATCTCTTTAGAAGAGACTTTTCGTCGTGAAGTGCCAATAATTTTGAATCACAATTAAGAGGAGCACGATGAAAATATCGAGTTGGAAAACGTGTTTGCATAAGACATAAAAACAATAAGGAGCCTCTAAAGGCTCCTTATTTATAATCTTAAAAATAACAATCTACAGTTATCCTCTCTGTCTTACCACTTCAAAAAGCAATACTGCCGCTGCTGCAGAAACATTCAGTGACTGAATTTTTCCCTTTTGAGGGATGGCAACTTGCTGATCTACTACTTTCAAAATTCCTGGAGTCACCCCCTTGTCTTCAGATCCCATAACAATTCCTACAGGAGAAGTAAATTCACACTCATAATAGAAGCTTTTTGATTTCTCCGATGCAGCAACACATTTTACACCATACTGTTGAAGTGTAAAAACGGCATCTTTCAAATGCTTAACTTTACACACAGGAATGGTAAGAAGTGCACCTGCTGATGTCTTGATCGATTCTGCATTAATACGAGCAGAACCAGACTCAGGTATAATGATAGCATCCACACCAGCAATCTCTGCAGAACGTGCGATAGCACCAAAATTACGAACATCAGAAATTCTATCTAGAAGTAGAAATAATGGACTATAATCGACTGTATTTACCTTTTCAGCAACCAACATCTCAAAATTTGCAAATTCTATCGGAGACACATATGCAATAGCTCCTTGGTGATTATTTTTTGTAACCTTCTGCAACTTCTCAATAGGGACCATCTGAAAAGGAATCTCATTTGCTCTTATAAGTGCAAATAGCTCATTATACAGCTCCCCATTACTATCTTTTTTTAATAATATTTTCTCAATTGCTTTACCCGAATGGATAGCTTCCATTATGGCTCTAATTCCAAAAATATAATCATTTGCCTGCGAACTCATCTCTCAATATTTATTTGATTACTTATTTTATATTTATCTACCAGGTTCTTAACGTGAGGACTGAATCAAGTTTCTCACTACAATCTTCCCACGTCTCCATTTCAACATCAAGATCATTTTTAAGAGCATCATACCTCTTAAAAAATTCCATATCCGTTCCTTTTGATGGATCCTTTTCCACCTCATCATCCATCTTTTCTATCTCTGATTCGAGACGCTCAATATTATTTTCAGCTCTTTGTAAGTCACGTTCAGCTTTCGATATTTTTTTATTTATCTCTTTCTTTTCAGCATAACTTAATGACGTAGTGCCTTCATCGCTTCCATTTTCCGACTCAGATTTCTTTGTGGCAACAATTTGCTTTAAGAGTACACTCTCGGCAGCTAGCTCTTTTTGTCTCATAGCCAAATAGCCATAGATACCATCATTATGGTGACGTAATTTCTTATCACGAAATTCTACAACATCAGAAACAAGACCATCAAGAAACTCTCTATCATGAGATACCACAATTACCGTTCCTTCAAAATCAACAATCGCTTGTTTTAAAAGCTCCTTAGATGAGATATCAAGATGGTTGGTAGGCTCATCCAGAATTAGCAAATTAACAGGTTCTAAAAGAAGTTTGATCATTGCTAATCTAGAACGTTCTCCCCCAGACAAGACTTTAACCTTCTTATCCACATCTTCTCCGCTAAACATAAAAGCGCCCAAAATATCTCTTACTTTGGTACGCATATCACCAACAGCAATATTGTCGATAGTCTCAAAAACAGTTAATGTCTCATCCAACAAAGATGCTTGATTTTGAGCAAAATACCCAATCTTTACATTATGACCAAGATTCACTGCACCATCAAAAGCAATCTCTTGCATGATCATCTTCACCATAGTAGACTTACCCTCACCATTCTTTCCGACAAACGCAATTTTTTGTCCACGTTCAATCTCAAGATCCACTTTATCTAAAACCAAATGATCATATGATTTAGAAGCCTCTTTGGCATCAACCACAATAGTACCTGAACGAGGTGCTGGAGGAAACTTGATATTGAGAGAACGTTTATCTTCTACATCAAGTTCAATTCGTTCCACTTTATCAAGCTGTTTAATACGAGACTGTACCTGAACAGCTTTGGTCGCTTTATAGCGAAAACGTTCGATAAAGTCTTCAGTATCTTTAATCATCTTTTGCTGATTCTCATACGCTGCTTCCAGCTGTTGTCGTCTCTCTTTACGCAGAACGAGATATTGGCTATAATTGGCCTTATAATCGTGAATAGAACTCATACTTATCTCTATTGTTCTATTCGTAATATTATCAAGAAAAGCCCTATCATGCGAAACCAAAACAACGGCACCATGATAATCTTTCAAGAAATTCTCCAACCACTGTATCGATTCAATATCCAAATGATTCGTTGGCTCATCCAAAAGAAATACATCAGGTCTCCTCAATAGAATTTTGGCTAACTCAATACGCATTCTCCAACCACCTGAGAATTCCGATGTTTGTCTCTGAAAGTCATCTCTTTTAAAACCCAGACCTATTAATGTCTGCTCAATAGATGCCATGTAGTTACCAGCACCGATTATCTGTAAACGATCCGTTAAATCTGTAACTTTATGAATAAGATCCATATACGATTCAGACTCATAATCTTCTCTAACAGCCAACGATTCGTTGAGTTGTTTTAACTCATTTTCTAAAATCAAAATTTCCTCAAAAGCGGATTCAGCCTCTTCAAGCACCGTACGATTATCATTAATCATCATATGCTGTGGAAGATAACCAACAGTAACATCCTTAGGACATATAACCTCTCCAGAGGAAGCCTCTTGTTGCTTGGCAAATACTTTTAACATCGTTGATTTTCCTGCACCATTACGGCCAGTTAAACCAATACGATCCTTGGGATTTATTTTAAACGTAATATTTTTAAAAAGATCAAAACCCCCAAAGCTGACTGTCAGCTGCTCTACAGATATCATGGAACTCTATTTTGGATTAAACCTAAGGTGGACAAAGATATAATATTTCATCTCGGAATTGCGATTTTAACTAATGATATACATAAACTTTTTTACCCAATACCATGTTTATAGTTTATTATGAAATGAAAAAGACACCAGGCACATTTTTTGAGTTCAAAATATTTATTTTTCTTTTGTGTATTCAAAAAGATCACTGATCGAAAAAACACACAACAACAGACTAATCTTGAAATGACACAAAACAACAGAAACGACATACTTAGAAAACTCTTAATTAGCAGCTTACTACTAATATTCACTCATAATCTCTATGCAACAGATAAATATGAACAATATAGAGCTTACTACTTTGTCAGTAAATCAATAAAACCCAATTGGACCTATATCGGTGCTCTTGGAATTCATTATATTCCGAAAAAAGATGATTGGAATAGAACTGAAATAAGAAACGAAATAAGCTATCGATTCCGAAGAGACATTAAATTTTCCGTAGGAGCACGTATTAATTATGTTGGTAGGTATGGAGAGAAATATCAATTCGAATTACGTCCATATCAAGCAGTCTCATTAACATGGCCAAGATTCAACAGCTTTAAATTTACCAATCGGTTTTTAATGGAAGAAAGAATTACATGGGATCTTACAGGAGATAATGAGACCATAGTGCAAGGACGTTTTAGATATCGTCTAGACACCAAAATTCCAATCAACAAACCGGCACTTATTCCTAAAACCATTTATATACGACCAATGATAGAGACTTTTCTATCATTTGGAGAAAATATAGACAATGCTTATATTTCTCAAAACAAATATACAATAGCCCCAGGATATATCATCTCCAAGAAATTAACGTTAGAATTTCGATATGAATTTCTAACTGGAAACTCCTTGAACGACCATACCTTACAGAGCACGACGAATCTTTTTAGGATTCAATTAACACAGAAACTATTCTAAAAAATTGGATTATGTCTCAAAGAAATAAATTACAGAAAACAACTATCTTATTTGCGATCGTACTAGCAGCTACAGCAATCACGATATTTTGGAATAACAGTAGACAAAAAGAAGTATCCCAACCAGAAGAGAAGGAACACGTCGAGTTATCGGATAAAGTTGTCTCAACACCACCTCAAGACAACAAGATAAAAAATAAAAATAACAAATCTCAATGCAATAATAAAAGAAAAGAGAAGATAGATATAGATCAAAATAAATTGATCCCAATCAAACAACACACCCCTGTTCCAAATACAGATAAAGTAATCCCTAAAGAAGGAACTCACAAACACCCTCCTTTAGTACATCATATTCCATCATTTTCGTTAAGCAATTACGACAAACAAGAGGTAGGTCTATTTCCGAATTTTACGACAACCATCTATAAAGAGAAATACAAAACCCTTTGGGTAGCCTCCATTGATAGAGTATCTAAGTTTTTAATTTACGATTCTACCAAAATCAAATATGTTCATAGTCTTCACTATCCAAACCCATCCAACTTCAAAAAGTTTGATACCGAAAAGTTACGTAGTGAAGTAAAAGAGTTTCAGTCTATCAATGCACTTCACAACAAAGTATCTGAGATATATAAACAATATCAAATGGAGTTCCCTATTGTTACAACCACCTATAATAACCAATTTGTTATTGGAAAAGGAAACTCCCTATTTTACTATGCGGATGAAGAGTATGACTCTCCAAATGCTGCAATTGCAATTCAAGATATATGGAATATTCCTAAGAAATTAAAAAAGGATAAAAACACCAAGATTATATCAACAATTACATTTGATAAGTCTCTATTAGTACTCCTCTCCAATGGGTCTCTAATAGAGTTAAATACAAATAACAAGATCATAGGCAGTCTTAAACTTAAAAACACACAAGAGTATACTCAAAATATTATTAAAGAAGACAATTTAATTGTAGTGGTCTCCAATAAAGGGATATATGAAATTAAAAAAATAGACACCGAGTGGAAGGTTACAAACTTTAGTGCTTTCTCAATATATAACGACAGAAAAAGAAACTCAGAACCCACAATTATATACCAGGGGGATAAAAAGATATTGGTAATGATGGTGGACCCTGACATGCCTAAAGTTCTTTTTTATCAGATTGGACAACGCGATGCTTCGTTTTCTTATTTTCTTTACACCGTTCCATTTGAGGGAGATTCACGTAATATTATGACGCAAGTTGTACACAACAATCTATATCTCTATAAAACGGGGAATGCCGGAAAACTCTTAAAGCTAAAGGTCGATTACCTAAATAAAAAAGTAGTAAAACAGTGGGAAAGAGACGAGAACAATTTTATCATACTTCATAGCAATAAGACAGATAGAGTACTTGCTGTGGTCAAAGAGAGTGGAAAGTGGAAAGTGAAAGCAATATCAGTAGAAGATGGAAAAGTGTTAAGCTACTTTAAACTTAGTGCGGATCAAACTTACATTCCCTCAAGTACCAATATCGAAAATATAAGCCCAAACCACTTTATTTACTCAGGAATTATGGACTTAATTGAATGCCAAATAGTAGAGCCATAACTTTTTTTTAAAAACAACAGAATTATAGGGCTTCGTTTGATTATATTTGTCGACAAATTTTTAAGTTTTACGTTTTGGGTAGAAGTAGAAGAAAAAAACCGTTTTACGAGAATGTTCGTATCACCGATGTAGGTGCCGAAGGAAAAGCAATTGCTAAGATTGATGATATGGTTGTTTTTACAACACATGTAATTCCTGGTGATGTAGTGGACCTTCAGGTCGTAAAAAAAAGAAAAAGATACCAAGAGGCTAGAGTAACTAAAGTTCATGAGTACTCTAAAGACAGACAAGATGCATTTTGTGAGCATTTTGGGACTTGTGGTGGCTGTAAATGGCAATTCTTGCCTTACGAAAAGCAACTTTTTTACAAACAGAAACAGGTAGAAGACCAGCTGAATAGACTTGGAAAAGTAGAACTTCCAACCATGGAGCCAATTCTTGGATCAGAGAAGACTACATTTTACCGTAACAAACTTGAGTATACATTCTCAAACAAGAGATGGTTAACTTACGAAGAGGTTGAATCAGAAAAAGAGTTCGAACATATGAATGCACTAGGTTTTCACATTCCTGGAATGTTCGACAAAATTATCGATATCAATAAATGTTGGTTACAACCGGAGCCATCCAATGAGATACGAAACGAAATACGTAAGTATGCTTTAGAGAATGGTTTAACGTTTTTTGATCTCAGAAATCAAGAAGGATTCCTTAGGAACTTAATCATTCGCACTGCATCTACAGGCGAAAATATGGTGATAGTCTCTTTCTATCATGAAGATCAAGAAGCAAGAGAAGCATTACTTCAACATTTAGCAGACAAATTTCCACAGATCAATGCACTTATGTATGTCATCAATGCAAAGGCAAATGACACCATTGCAGATCAGAAGATTAAAGTCTTTAAAGGCGAAGATCATATCTTCGAAGAGATGGAAGGAATCAAATTCAAGATTGGTCCAAAATCTTTCTATCAGACAAACTCTGATCAAGCATACGAACTATACAAGATCACTAGAGATTTTGCAGGACTGACAGGGGACGAAAATGTTTATGACCTTTATACAGGAACAGGAACCATAGCAAACTTTGTTGCAAAGAAAGCAAAACAAGTGGTTGGTATCGAATATGTCCCTGATGCCATCGAAGATGCAAAAGTCAACTCTTTAAATAACAAAATTGACAATACATCTTTCTATGCAGGAGACATGAAAGACATCCTGAACAATGACTTTGTACAAGAACATGGACAACCAGATGTGATTATTACAGACCCTCCACGTGCAGGAATGCATGAGGATGTAATCAATGTAATTCTAAATGCAGAACCTACACGTATCGTATATGTAAGTTGTAACCCTGCAACCCAAGCAAGAGACCTATCTCTATTGGATAGCAAATACAAAGTTACAAGAGTACGTCCTGTAGATATGTTCCCCCACACACACCATGTGGAGAATGTTGTTCTACTAGAAAAGAGATAAAGCTTTATTCTTGGTACAAGAATACTAAAACAGCCTATTCAAAGAATTGAATAGGCTGTTTCTTTATAAAATTAAACACTATTTTATTACAATAAAGCAGGTATATTATCCGTATATTTGGTATAAAATAGCTCTAAGGCATTTTCTTCTGGAATAAAAGCGGTGCGGTATTTTATTCCAATACCATAATTGTCTATAATTGTTTGATCTACATCTTTTAAAATATTTAATACAACGACTTCACCATCTGTAGTTTGATAAATAAACTCACATTTCTCCATCTTATTCAGAGGATCTCCCCAATTAATCACAACGGAATCATCTTTTCTAGTTATAGATGTAATCTTTCTGTTTAATAAGGTTGAATTATATCGATCTCCATATACAGTACCAACAGACTCAAAGGATAAAGATTTATTCTTATACATATCATAAGATATTGTATTAAATACATACTTTTTTTCTATTAGATTTGGAATAACTAAATTAAAAACGCCTCTTTTGCCTTCAATAGACACATCAACAGAATCTAAAAAATCATTATAATAGACTCTTAAAAAATCAATATTTTGTGCATTTGAATATATATCTAGTTGCACTTTTTTATAACCACTCCGAGAAATAACACTATCAATTTTTGCTGCATATATAATCTCTCCTTGATCAAGATAAGGTTGATGAAGACTGTTCATCTTTTCACAAGAATTGAGAAATATAGAGAAGCAAATAAAACAAATAGACGTCACATATTTTTGTAGTCTACTTCTAAGATTTCGACAATCTATTCGATAAGAAATATTATTATATTTAACTGTCATATTTAAGTATTTTTTATTATTCTCTATTATCACCAAAAACTTCTAATTCACACATTTGGAAATTATCTCCATTTGACCAAGTTTGCTTGACCTTAAGTCGAAGATATCGTACTTTGGGATTGTCAATAGAAAATGTAAAATCTTCTCCATTATTTGCAACATAAATATCTTCATTAGAAACTTTTCCAAAAGGTAATCCTGAAGGTTTAATAGATTCAAAATCTCCTAGCATAGTCCATGAATCCCAATCTCCTGAAGGGTCTAAAGTTTCGCAACCCCAAACTTCAAACTTTCTTACATTACCTTCTGCAAACACAAATGATTGAGATCTCTGATAAATCCGAATGCGGCTTAACATTCCAGTCTTACCTAGATCAATAGTAATCGAATGTGGCCAAACACCAGATCCACCTGGAGAACTATATCCATTATAGCCATTACCTTTTATACCATCCCATAGTTTAGGCCTAACCCATCCAAATACACCAGGCGACTCTCCTGGTAAATCCACAGCAGTAAATAGCTTACGATCGAATTTTGTTTCATAAAATGGACTTATGGTATCATAGACAGTTTCTGACTTATTCTCCCATCTGTCTAAAATATAACACTTAATTCTCTTTTCTTTAGTATCTAATCCTCTGACTGAAAGCTCACCTGAGGCAGCATCACTATAATAAGTTTTTATATTAGAGTATTCATTTGACAAAGAATCTTGAACCCACAAAGAAACTGCCACTTTAGCAGCAAATTCGTTGTCCCATGATAAAGCTACACCTCCAAAATCAGGTTTAAATTTTAACGAATTTGCTATGGATATATATGGAGGAGTTTTAGGATTAATTTTTACAATCGTAGGTTCAGACTCATTTTGACTCCTATCTACGGCAATAAGCTTAACCTCCTTCTCTTGAACATCACTAAATCCATTAACGACAAGACTATCACAATATAATGATGATTTTGATTCACACAATTCCTGACCTTTTCTTGT
The Prolixibacteraceae bacterium DNA segment above includes these coding regions:
- a CDS encoding S41 family peptidase — protein: MNKSLLLLLLLLFSSCIYAQNDGDDLRTQAVKYARVLNIVDEYYVDSVDIKSLTQTAIKKVLSDLDPHSTYVSSEEVDKMNEALDGSFEGIGISFNISDDTLVVMSTISGGPSEKVGIHAGDKIIKVDGENIAGIGLTNSKVFEVLKGEKGSKVSLFIKRGKFAPMNYTVVRDKIPIYSVDASYMADPTTAYIKINRFGAKTEIEFLSSLKKLGYDNNIDNLILDLRGNGGGYLRAAIGISNQFFPKEKLLVYTSGLHNPRKEYYSDSDGSFKKGKVIILIDEGSASASEIVTGAVQDWDRGLVIGRRSFGKGLVQQPFMLTDGSLIRLTVAHYFTPAGRNIQKPYGEGRKVYYSDLSNRIKDGELFDSTKVVRDSSRVYYTLRNKRKFYGGGGIVPDIYIPLDSTVSYSYINTLIREDIFYPFVFNYLNKVRTSIKAKYPDFESYKTSYVIPIEVIDELKSEAKNKLPDLEVVNDKQSNKMISLHFRAIMARFLYPRGAFYEILNTDDSEIKEALDLIHHPKKYEEKLLGKKG
- a CDS encoding Lrp/AsnC ligand binding domain-containing protein → MSNKGKLDDIDLKILDIISQNARIPFKDVAEKCGISRAAVHQRVNRLIEMKVIVGSGYHIDPKKVDYSTCTYVGIFLDQGGLYPTVAEKLKEIPEIVECHYTTGQYAIFAKVYSRDNEHLKDILIHQIQPIKGITSTETIISLEETFRREVPIILNHN
- the rlmB gene encoding 23S rRNA (guanosine(2251)-2'-O)-methyltransferase RlmB; this encodes MSSQANDYIFGIRAIMEAIHSGKAIEKILLKKDSNGELYNELFALIRANEIPFQMVPIEKLQKVTKNNHQGAIAYVSPIEFANFEMLVAEKVNTVDYSPLFLLLDRISDVRNFGAIARSAEIAGVDAIIIPESGSARINAESIKTSAGALLTIPVCKVKHLKDAVFTLQQYGVKCVAASEKSKSFYYECEFTSPVGIVMGSEDKGVTPGILKVVDQQVAIPQKGKIQSLNVSAAAAVLLFEVVRQRG
- a CDS encoding ABC-F family ATP-binding cassette domain-containing protein: MISVEQLTVSFGGFDLFKNITFKINPKDRIGLTGRNGAGKSTMLKVFAKQQEASSGEVICPKDVTVGYLPQHMMINDNRTVLEEAESAFEEILILENELKQLNESLAVREDYESESYMDLIHKVTDLTDRLQIIGAGNYMASIEQTLIGLGFKRDDFQRQTSEFSGGWRMRIELAKILLRRPDVFLLDEPTNHLDIESIQWLENFLKDYHGAVVLVSHDRAFLDNITNRTIEISMSSIHDYKANYSQYLVLRKERRQQLEAAYENQQKMIKDTEDFIERFRYKATKAVQVQSRIKQLDKVERIELDVEDKRSLNIKFPPAPRSGTIVVDAKEASKSYDHLVLDKVDLEIERGQKIAFVGKNGEGKSTMVKMIMQEIAFDGAVNLGHNVKIGYFAQNQASLLDETLTVFETIDNIAVGDMRTKVRDILGAFMFSGEDVDKKVKVLSGGERSRLAMIKLLLEPVNLLILDEPTNHLDISSKELLKQAIVDFEGTVIVVSHDREFLDGLVSDVVEFRDKKLRHHNDGIYGYLAMRQKELAAESVLLKQIVATKKSESENGSDEGTTSLSYAEKKEINKKISKAERDLQRAENNIERLESEIEKMDDEVEKDPSKGTDMEFFKRYDALKNDLDVEMETWEDCSEKLDSVLTLRTW
- a CDS encoding DUF2490 domain-containing protein: MTQNNRNDILRKLLISSLLLIFTHNLYATDKYEQYRAYYFVSKSIKPNWTYIGALGIHYIPKKDDWNRTEIRNEISYRFRRDIKFSVGARINYVGRYGEKYQFELRPYQAVSLTWPRFNSFKFTNRFLMEERITWDLTGDNETIVQGRFRYRLDTKIPINKPALIPKTIYIRPMIETFLSFGENIDNAYISQNKYTIAPGYIISKKLTLEFRYEFLTGNSLNDHTLQSTTNLFRIQLTQKLF
- the rlmD gene encoding 23S rRNA (uracil(1939)-C(5))-methyltransferase RlmD, translated to MGRSRRKKPFYENVRITDVGAEGKAIAKIDDMVVFTTHVIPGDVVDLQVVKKRKRYQEARVTKVHEYSKDRQDAFCEHFGTCGGCKWQFLPYEKQLFYKQKQVEDQLNRLGKVELPTMEPILGSEKTTFYRNKLEYTFSNKRWLTYEEVESEKEFEHMNALGFHIPGMFDKIIDINKCWLQPEPSNEIRNEIRKYALENGLTFFDLRNQEGFLRNLIIRTASTGENMVIVSFYHEDQEAREALLQHLADKFPQINALMYVINAKANDTIADQKIKVFKGEDHIFEEMEGIKFKIGPKSFYQTNSDQAYELYKITRDFAGLTGDENVYDLYTGTGTIANFVAKKAKQVVGIEYVPDAIEDAKVNSLNNKIDNTSFYAGDMKDILNNDFVQEHGQPDVIITDPPRAGMHEDVINVILNAEPTRIVYVSCNPATQARDLSLLDSKYKVTRVRPVDMFPHTHHVENVVLLEKR
- a CDS encoding DUF4998 domain-containing protein; the protein is MNSLHQPYLDQGEIIYAAKIDSVISRSGYKKVQLDIYSNAQNIDFLRVYYNDFLDSVDVSIEGKRGVFNLVIPNLIEKKYVFNTISYDMYKNKSLSFESVGTVYGDRYNSTLLNRKITSITRKDDSVVINWGDPLNKMEKCEFIYQTTDGEVVVLNILKDVDQTIIDNYGIGIKYRTAFIPEENALELFYTKYTDNIPALL
- a CDS encoding DUF4959 domain-containing protein; this translates as MIKYILTICSLLLLLSCEEEPIGQQAIDNISPNVVTNVNVTNKAGSAVIHYDNPIDEDFLYVKAIYTRKGQELCESKSSLYCDSLVVNGFSDVQEKEVKLIAVDRSQNESEPTIVKINPKTPPYISIANSLKFKPDFGGVALSWDNEFAAKVAVSLWVQDSLSNEYSNIKTYYSDAASGELSVRGLDTKEKRIKCYILDRWENKSETVYDTISPFYETKFDRKLFTAVDLPGESPGVFGWVRPKLWDGIKGNGYNGYSSPGGSGVWPHSITIDLGKTGMLSRIRIYQRSQSFVFAEGNVRKFEVWGCETLDPSGDWDSWTMLGDFESIKPSGLPFGKVSNEDIYVANNGEDFTFSIDNPKVRYLRLKVKQTWSNGDNFQMCELEVFGDNRE